In the genome of Gordonia rubripertincta, one region contains:
- a CDS encoding glutaredoxin family protein translates to MTVELLTREGCQMCATARRDLTRICGELGIEFTEVDVDRAAADGRPEIRAEYGDRLPVVLLDGDEHSYWEVDEPRLRTDLARRG, encoded by the coding sequence ATGACCGTGGAACTGCTGACCCGTGAGGGATGCCAGATGTGCGCGACCGCCCGTCGTGACCTGACGCGGATCTGTGGCGAGCTCGGTATCGAGTTCACCGAGGTCGACGTCGACCGGGCCGCCGCCGACGGCCGTCCGGAGATCCGTGCGGAGTACGGGGACCGGCTGCCGGTGGTGCTGCTCGACGGTGACGAGCACAGCTACTGGGAGGTCGACGAGCCCCGACTGCGCACCGACCTCGCGCGCCGCGGCTGA
- a CDS encoding zinc-binding dehydrogenase has protein sequence MRAVVCRAGELTVQDVPTPVPDKGQVLIRVLRAGICGSDLHARVHCDATADVSAEVGYDAFMRSDQSVVMGHEFAGEVVSYGPGCRKRWAPGTPVVAVPMIRHGEEAHLTGLTASAPGAYAQFVLVSEDMTFEIPDGLSIDHAALTEPLAVAHHAVRRGEVGRRDVAVVIGCGPIGLAVIAMLKASGVRTVIASDLSAGRRSLAGRVGADIVVDPAVESPFDRCAREGKYVTAAQDLLGTAFDAMRTLRRIPLAPWDSLFRVADRLGATPKGPVIFECVGTPGMIEHIVSNAPFRSRVVVVGVCMEPDTFRPAMALNKEIELRFVFVYDPAEFHETLKMIAAGKVDVGPMITATVGLEGVAPAFDALGTAAHHAKVLIDPMSEIASL, from the coding sequence ATGCGTGCAGTCGTGTGTCGAGCCGGTGAGCTGACCGTCCAAGACGTTCCCACTCCCGTACCGGACAAGGGGCAGGTTCTCATCCGTGTCCTGCGGGCCGGGATCTGCGGGTCCGACCTGCACGCCCGCGTGCACTGCGACGCGACCGCCGATGTGTCGGCGGAGGTCGGTTATGACGCGTTCATGCGCTCCGACCAGTCGGTCGTCATGGGGCACGAGTTCGCCGGCGAGGTGGTGTCCTACGGGCCCGGATGCCGCAAGCGGTGGGCGCCGGGAACGCCGGTCGTGGCGGTGCCGATGATCCGTCACGGCGAGGAGGCACACCTGACCGGCCTGACGGCGTCGGCGCCGGGGGCCTACGCCCAGTTCGTGCTGGTCTCCGAGGACATGACCTTCGAGATCCCCGACGGGCTGTCGATCGATCACGCCGCCCTCACCGAACCGCTCGCCGTCGCCCACCACGCGGTCCGTCGCGGGGAGGTCGGCAGGCGCGACGTCGCGGTGGTGATCGGGTGCGGCCCCATCGGCCTTGCCGTCATCGCCATGCTCAAGGCGTCGGGCGTACGCACCGTGATCGCGAGCGACCTGTCCGCGGGACGACGCTCGCTGGCCGGCCGCGTCGGTGCCGACATCGTCGTCGACCCGGCCGTGGAGTCGCCGTTCGACCGATGTGCGCGGGAGGGCAAATACGTCACCGCCGCGCAGGACCTGCTCGGGACCGCCTTCGACGCGATGCGCACGCTGCGTCGAATCCCGTTGGCGCCGTGGGACTCCCTCTTCCGGGTCGCCGATCGGCTGGGGGCGACGCCGAAGGGCCCGGTGATCTTCGAATGCGTGGGCACACCCGGAATGATCGAGCACATCGTGTCGAATGCGCCGTTCCGCTCACGTGTCGTCGTGGTGGGTGTGTGCATGGAACCGGACACGTTCCGCCCGGCGATGGCGCTCAACAAGGAGATCGAACTGCGGTTCGTGTTCGTCTACGACCCGGCCGAGTTCCACGAGACCCTGAAGATGATCGCCGCGGGCAAGGTCGACGTCGGGCCGATGATCACCGCGACGGTCGGACTCGAGGGGGTGGCACCGGCGTTCGACGCGCTCGGGACCGCCGCCCACCACGCGAAGGTGCTGATCGATCCGATGAGCGAGATCGCCTCGCTCTGA
- a CDS encoding HAD family hydrolase, which yields MGNTPGPGDERPDDPSDTPVPGAAGSETTVPGAPGPETPAPSVVPADSGATPLDTGEDWESQAARIEFDDDFDEDTELHDIAEDDESHRVTTWISQRASAATGRFRQTAHELRQTLAGEASAKAAVDSLRLREPSDIEPGEPPRDLTAAAFFDVDNTLVQGASIVHFARGLAAHKYFTYGDIMDFAWTQAKFRITGKENARDVAEGREKALSFIAGRQTSELVELGEEIFDDYIADKIWPGTRALAQRHLDAGQQVWLVTATPVELAQTIADRLGLTGALGTVAESVDGVFTGRLVGDILHGPGKAHAVRALAIREGLNLKRCTAYSDSHNDVPMLSLVGKAVAINPDTDLRDVAKVRGWEMYDFRTARKAAKYGAGTAIVLGAAGGGAAAAARLLRHR from the coding sequence GTGGGCAACACCCCGGGCCCGGGAGACGAACGACCCGACGATCCCTCCGACACCCCTGTGCCCGGCGCAGCCGGGTCCGAAACCACTGTGCCCGGCGCACCCGGCCCCGAAACCCCCGCGCCGAGCGTTGTACCGGCCGACTCCGGCGCCACCCCGCTCGACACCGGCGAGGACTGGGAGTCGCAGGCGGCGCGCATCGAGTTCGACGACGACTTCGACGAGGACACCGAACTCCACGACATCGCCGAGGACGACGAGTCCCACCGGGTCACCACGTGGATCTCCCAGCGGGCCAGCGCCGCGACCGGCCGCTTCCGCCAGACCGCCCACGAACTCCGCCAGACCCTCGCCGGCGAGGCGAGCGCGAAGGCCGCGGTCGACTCCCTCCGGCTGCGCGAACCGTCCGACATCGAGCCCGGCGAACCCCCGCGCGACCTGACCGCGGCCGCCTTCTTCGACGTCGACAACACCCTCGTCCAAGGCGCGTCGATCGTGCACTTCGCGCGGGGCCTCGCCGCCCACAAGTACTTCACCTATGGCGACATCATGGATTTCGCCTGGACCCAGGCGAAGTTCCGGATCACCGGTAAGGAGAACGCCCGGGACGTCGCCGAGGGCCGGGAAAAGGCACTCTCGTTCATCGCCGGGCGCCAGACCTCGGAACTCGTCGAACTCGGCGAGGAGATCTTCGACGACTACATCGCGGACAAGATCTGGCCGGGCACGCGCGCTCTCGCGCAGCGCCACCTCGACGCCGGTCAGCAGGTGTGGCTGGTGACCGCGACGCCGGTCGAACTCGCGCAGACCATCGCCGACCGGCTCGGGCTCACGGGTGCGCTGGGCACTGTCGCCGAAAGCGTCGACGGCGTGTTCACCGGGCGCCTCGTCGGCGACATCCTGCACGGGCCCGGCAAGGCCCACGCGGTGCGCGCACTCGCCATCCGCGAAGGCCTGAACCTCAAACGCTGCACCGCGTACTCGGATTCGCACAACGACGTGCCGATGCTGTCACTCGTGGGCAAGGCCGTCGCCATCAACCCCGACACCGACCTGCGCGACGTCGCCAAGGTCCGCGGATGGGAGATGTACGACTTCCGGACAGCACGCAAGGCGGCGAAGTACGGTGCCGGGACCGCCATCGTGCTGGGCGCCGCCGGTGGTGGTGCCGCGGCCGCCGCACGGCTGCTACGCCACCGCTGA